The Hyalangium gracile DNA segment TCACGCGGCCGCCCACCACCGGCGGACGAGCGATGACCGCCGTGAGCATGCCGGGCAGCTTCACGTCGGCGCCAAACACCGCCTTGCCCGTGACGTAGGCCGGACCGTCCAGCAGCGGCAGCGCCTGTCCCACCCGGCGCAGCTCGGACTTCGGCCGCAGCTTGACGTCCGTGGGCTTGGGCACCGGCAGCTTGCCCGCCTCGAGCGCCAGCTCTCCGAAGGCGAGCTTGCGCTGGCTCCCCTTGTGCGTCACCACGTGGTCGGCCGCCACGCAGTCGTCCGGAGACACCTTCCACCGCTTCGCCGCGGCGGCCACCAGCATCGTGCGCACCGTGGCGCCCACGCGGCGCATGTCCTCGTAGATGCCACGCACGCTGTTGGAGCCGTCCGTGTTCTGGTCTCCGTAGGCCTTGTCGCCATCGGCCTGGACGATCTTCACCCGCGCCATGTCCGCGCCGATCTCATCGGCGATGAGCACGGGCAGCGAGCTGCGGATGCCCTGCCCCATCTCGGAGCGGTGACAGACGATCGTCACCAGCCCGTCGGGGGCCACGTGCACGAAGACGTTCGGGTTGAGGCCGGGGGCGGACTTCTCCACTTCCGGAGAGCTCGTCTTCGGCTTGGGCGAGGCGCTGCCGGAGGGCTCGTTCGTCGCCTTCTGCGCCTCGCTGTCAGTCGAGAAGAAGCCGAGGGCCAGACCCCCGACGGAGAGGTTCAGCCCCGCGAGGAAGGACCGCCGGGCGATCAACATGGGCCTGTCGCTCATCGCGTCCTCATCCCCCCTCGGGCAGCCCGGCGGCCTTCTTCACGGCCGCGCGGATGCGCGTGTACGTGCCGCAACGGCACAGGTTGCCCGCCAGGGACTGATCGATCTCGGCATCCGTGGGCTGGGGCTTGTTCTTCAGCAGCGCCGCCGCCGTCATGATCTGCCCCACCTGGCAGAAGCCACACTGCGGCACGCCCATGTCCACCCAGGCGCGCTGCAGCGGGTGGTTGCCGTCCGGCGACAGCCCCTCGATGGTCGTCACCGACTTACCCTCCGCGCGGCGGATGGGCGTCACGCACGCGCGCACCACGCTGCCATCCACGTGCACGGTGCACGCACCGCACAGCGCCTGGCCGCAGCCGTACTTCGTGCCCGTCAGGCCCAGCACATCGCGCAGCGCCCAGAGCAGCGGCATTTCCGGATCGACATCGAGCTCCTGCTCGACGCCATTGATGCGAACTCGAATGCTCACGGCCGTGCCTCCTCGCTCGGGCACTCCGCGCCCGTCTCCACCCATGCGGCGACAATCGCCCCGAAGCGTTCCTGCGTCCCAGGAGCCGGCTCACGCCCCGCGCCCGGCCTCCAGCCCCAGCCCACCAGCTCGTCGTGCGCGTTGTGCTCGACGATCTGCGCCAGCGTCTTGCCGCCGTTGCGGGACTTGTCCTTCATCTGCTCGCACACCGCGCGCGGCGTGCGCCCCACCCAGGCCATCTCCCGGGGGGCCAGGTGCCAGTTGGGCGCGCCGGGCACCCGCGCCAGCTCCACGTTCCGATCCTGGTGGCAGCTGGTGCACTCCATGCCGACGACGCCCTTGTCCTGCGGGCCGCGCGTCACGGGCGGATAGTGCG contains these protein-coding regions:
- a CDS encoding Isoquinoline 1-oxidoreductase subunit; translated protein: MRPSLLLGTSVVVLVAAVSCSRRPSEPIGRLSDVLSPVAPNELRSPEAFAVIADPSERSKALFLEASRVLLHPRCANCHPDGDSPYQGAGADWKPHYPPVTRGPQDKGVVGMECTSCHQDRNVELARVPGAPNWHLAPREMAWVGRTPRAVCEQMKDKSRNGGKTLAQIVEHNAHDELVGWGWRPGAGREPAPGTQERFGAIVAAWVETGAECPSEEARP
- a CDS encoding (2Fe-2S)-binding protein, giving the protein MSIRVRINGVEQELDVDPEMPLLWALRDVLGLTGTKYGCGQALCGACTVHVDGSVVRACVTPIRRAEGKSVTTIEGLSPDGNHPLQRAWVDMGVPQCGFCQVGQIMTAAALLKNKPQPTDAEIDQSLAGNLCRCGTYTRIRAAVKKAAGLPEGG